The Gammaproteobacteria bacterium genome window below encodes:
- the pdxA gene encoding 4-hydroxythreonine-4-phosphate dehydrogenase PdxA: MSKIIRIAVTSGEPAGIGPELTLKLAKQPLAYEIVAIASHELLQQQAKHFGIEIELAPFDASATSTSHQANTLKVFNVDLPNAVEFGQLNTSNSAYVIATLNSAVDLVENNTLQALTTAPVQKSIINDAGIPFSGHTEFIANKTGGHPVMLLANEKIDANTDSYLRVALITTHLPVSEVASHITADRITRVLTVLYHDLINRFGIAKPCIAVCGLNPHAGENGHLGKEEINIIIPTIEKLRQQGMNLEGPLPADTAFTQHKLKGKDAIVAMYHDQGLPVIKHQGFGEVVNVTLGLPIIRTSVDHGTALDIAGQGIADESSLLTAANLAAKLSKPR; this comes from the coding sequence ATGTCTAAGATTATTCGAATTGCTGTAACATCAGGAGAGCCTGCAGGTATTGGCCCAGAATTAACCCTAAAACTTGCCAAGCAACCATTAGCCTATGAAATAGTAGCCATCGCAAGCCATGAGCTACTGCAACAGCAAGCTAAACATTTTGGTATAGAAATAGAACTAGCGCCTTTTGATGCAAGCGCAACCAGTACATCACACCAAGCAAACACTCTAAAAGTATTTAATGTCGATCTACCTAACGCAGTTGAGTTTGGGCAGCTGAATACCAGTAACTCTGCCTACGTAATCGCAACACTTAATAGTGCAGTCGACCTTGTTGAAAATAATACCCTGCAAGCGTTAACCACAGCTCCAGTACAAAAAAGCATTATTAATGATGCTGGCATCCCTTTTTCTGGACATACAGAATTCATTGCTAACAAAACGGGTGGGCATCCTGTTATGTTACTTGCAAACGAAAAAATAGACGCAAACACTGATTCCTATTTACGCGTTGCATTAATAACCACTCACCTGCCAGTAAGCGAAGTAGCCTCACACATCACAGCTGACCGAATCACTAGAGTACTAACAGTTTTGTATCATGATTTAATTAATCGGTTTGGCATTGCTAAGCCATGTATAGCGGTGTGTGGATTAAATCCCCATGCTGGAGAAAATGGCCATCTTGGCAAAGAAGAAATTAACATTATTATTCCTACTATTGAAAAATTACGCCAACAAGGCATGAATCTAGAAGGTCCTTTACCTGCAGACACCGCATTTACTCAACACAAGCTCAAAGGGAAAGATGCCATAGTAGCGATGTACCATGATCAAGGACTTCCTGTCATAAAACATCAAGGTTTTGGAGAAGTCGTCAATGTTACGCTAGGCTTACCCATCATTCGCACCTCAGTAGATCATGGCACAGCCTTAGATATTGCTGGACAAGGTATTGCAGATGAAAGTAGCCTGCTCACTGCAGCAAATTTAGCAGCAAAACTGAGCAAACCTCGGTAA
- a CDS encoding pyridoxamine 5'-phosphate oxidase family protein, translating into MAKLTSQALEAWNNHDERMVLTTTSQDNAPNSIWVICAKLINDDQFVIANNAFSKTLQNINLGSRGSLLYIAPERESYQVKGTLEYHTDGPIYDDMKIWLDPKFPGKGALVLNIEEVYYGAEQVV; encoded by the coding sequence ATGGCAAAACTTACATCTCAGGCCTTAGAAGCTTGGAATAATCATGATGAAAGAATGGTCTTGACGACTACTAGCCAAGATAATGCGCCTAATTCTATATGGGTGATCTGCGCAAAACTGATCAACGATGATCAATTTGTAATAGCAAATAATGCATTTAGTAAAACATTGCAAAATATTAATCTTGGAAGTAGAGGATCATTACTATACATAGCGCCTGAGAGAGAATCTTATCAAGTGAAAGGCACATTGGAATACCATACGGACGGGCCGATCTATGATGATATGAAAATTTGGTTAGACCCTAAATTTCCAGGCAAAGGCGCATTAGTCCTAAATATTGAAGAAGTGTATTACGGTGCTGAACAAGTTGTTTAA
- the rsmA gene encoding 16S rRNA (adenine(1518)-N(6)/adenine(1519)-N(6))-dimethyltransferase RsmA, whose translation MTRPLRKRFGQHLLTNPNTINNIVKVIYPKNNDKLVEIGPGRGAITIPILKSIGQLHAIEIDSDIAHEVSENCKAIGDLIIHQGDVLNFDFNEVANSSSPIRLFGNLPYNISTPLLFHLLKFSDLIIDMHFMLQKEVVDRIIASAGDSNYSRLSIMIQCSYKVESLFDISPNEFSPPPKVNSSFMRLTPSDEYSKQIKDLLAFSKLVETAFQQRRKTIKNSLSNLATEEQLTNANIKTSLRPQDISIPQYIKLSNELAA comes from the coding sequence ATGACTAGGCCGTTACGAAAGCGCTTTGGTCAACATTTGTTAACCAACCCAAATACAATAAATAATATTGTAAAAGTTATTTATCCTAAAAATAATGACAAATTGGTTGAAATCGGCCCAGGTCGTGGCGCAATAACTATTCCGATTCTTAAAAGTATTGGCCAATTACATGCTATAGAAATTGATAGCGACATTGCTCATGAAGTAAGTGAAAACTGTAAAGCTATTGGTGATTTAATAATTCATCAAGGCGATGTACTTAATTTTGATTTTAATGAAGTTGCAAACTCAAGCAGTCCGATACGATTATTTGGCAACCTACCCTATAATATTTCGACACCACTTCTGTTCCACTTATTAAAGTTTTCTGATTTAATCATCGATATGCATTTCATGCTGCAAAAAGAAGTGGTGGACCGTATTATCGCTTCTGCGGGCGACTCCAACTACAGTCGCTTAAGCATCATGATTCAATGTAGTTACAAAGTTGAAAGCTTATTCGACATCAGTCCTAATGAGTTCTCCCCTCCACCCAAAGTTAATTCAAGTTTTATGCGCCTCACTCCTAGCGATGAATACTCTAAGCAAATTAAAGATCTCCTGGCGTTTAGTAAACTGGTAGAAACCGCTTTTCAACAACGTCGCAAAACCATCAAAAATAGCTTGTCGAATCTCGCCACTGAAGAACAATTGACTAATGCAAATATAAAGACCAGTCTGCGGCCTCAAGACATCTCTATTCCACAATATATAAAACTTTCCAATGAGTTAGCTGCCTAG
- the apaG gene encoding Co2+/Mg2+ efflux protein ApaG, whose product MTNKNEIDVSVDTSYIEAQSDEGESRFVFAYTVTIHNSGHVPAKLVTRHWLITDSNGKTQEVRGEGVVGEQPYLRPGEAFQYTSGTMLETPVGTMQGTYQMVADDGTEFDAPINAFTLAAPRVLH is encoded by the coding sequence ATGACAAATAAGAACGAGATTGACGTCAGTGTAGATACCTCTTATATAGAAGCTCAGTCTGATGAGGGAGAAAGTCGTTTTGTATTTGCCTATACAGTAACTATTCACAACTCAGGACACGTGCCTGCAAAGTTAGTCACACGTCATTGGCTGATTACAGACTCTAACGGAAAAACACAGGAAGTCCGAGGCGAAGGGGTTGTCGGCGAACAGCCTTACTTACGACCTGGCGAAGCCTTTCAATATACTAGTGGCACGATGTTAGAGACACCCGTTGGCACCATGCAAGGCACGTATCAAATGGTGGCGGACGACGGAACTGAATTTGATGCGCCGATTAACGCCTTTACCTTAGCCGCCCCACGAGTTTTACACTAA
- a CDS encoding symmetrical bis(5'-nucleosyl)-tetraphosphatase: protein MAIYAIGDVQGCFDELQELVSYISFNPEKDQLWFVGDLVNRGPKSLETLRWVKSLGSAAVTVLGNHDLHLLAAYAGIKELSSTSSLNSVLKAKDIDELINWLRQQPLMSYSKKLDFAMVHGGLAPQWDIKEALSYAKEVETKLRSKNYKDFLNNMYGDQPNQWDGRLKGWNRLRTITNFMTRVRYCTNQGVMSFTDKGPPGTQSTRMKPWYEIASRKSQDTTIVFGHWSTLGHVNNYNIIATDTGCLWGGALTAVQIENDKFITYQVECEAKRQVPR from the coding sequence ATGGCGATATACGCAATAGGCGACGTGCAAGGATGCTTTGACGAACTACAAGAACTTGTTAGTTATATTTCATTCAACCCAGAGAAAGACCAACTTTGGTTTGTTGGCGATTTAGTTAACCGTGGTCCTAAATCGTTAGAGACTTTACGTTGGGTAAAATCATTAGGTAGCGCTGCAGTTACCGTATTAGGTAATCACGACCTCCATCTTCTAGCGGCGTATGCTGGCATAAAAGAACTAAGTTCCACTAGTAGTTTAAACTCTGTACTAAAAGCCAAAGATATAGACGAACTCATCAATTGGCTAAGACAACAACCCTTGATGAGTTATAGCAAGAAATTAGACTTTGCTATGGTACATGGAGGCTTGGCACCGCAGTGGGACATCAAAGAAGCTTTAAGCTATGCCAAAGAGGTTGAAACAAAGTTACGCTCTAAAAACTACAAAGACTTTCTCAACAACATGTATGGCGACCAACCCAACCAGTGGGATGGAAGACTAAAAGGTTGGAACCGCCTCCGCACCATTACCAACTTCATGACGCGGGTTCGTTACTGCACCAACCAAGGTGTAATGAGCTTTACAGATAAAGGTCCACCTGGAACCCAAAGTACTCGCATGAAACCATGGTATGAAATAGCTTCGCGCAAAAGCCAAGACACCACAATTGTTTTTGGTCACTGGTCAACACTAGGGCACGTAAATAATTACAACATCATTGCTACCGACACAGGGTGCTTATGGGGCGGCGCCTTAACTGCTGTGCAAATCGAAAATGATAAATTTATTACTTACCAGGTTGAATGCGAAGCAAAAAGACAAGTCCCAAGATAA
- a CDS encoding dihydrofolate reductase, whose amino-acid sequence MEIAIIVAMTPQGLIGKDNQIPWHLPADLQRFKKTTMGHPIIMGRKTFESLPGLLPGRQHFVLTRNTNYIAEGCTVITNWAQLEILIDGKAFVIGGADIYNYALPISKHLYTTIVHAELEGDTYFPAWDKDEWQEVEREFREKDEENKFDVDNILFKRIT is encoded by the coding sequence ATGGAAATTGCAATCATCGTCGCGATGACACCACAAGGTCTTATCGGCAAAGATAATCAAATCCCTTGGCACTTGCCAGCCGACTTGCAACGCTTTAAAAAAACCACTATGGGCCACCCCATTATCATGGGACGTAAAACTTTCGAATCGTTACCAGGCCTACTCCCTGGTCGCCAACATTTTGTGCTAACACGAAATACTAATTATATTGCAGAAGGTTGCACGGTTATAACTAACTGGGCACAACTTGAGATCTTGATTGATGGTAAAGCGTTTGTAATCGGTGGGGCGGATATTTATAACTACGCATTGCCCATATCCAAACATCTTTATACAACCATCGTGCACGCAGAGCTAGAAGGGGATACGTATTTTCCAGCATGGGATAAAGACGAGTGGCAAGAAGTTGAGCGCGAGTTTCGTGAGAAGGATGAAGAAAATAAATTTGATGTAGATAATATCTTATTCAAACGAATTACTTAA
- a CDS encoding thymidylate synthase, translated as MQQYLELLTHVITNGAEKGDRTGTGTVSVFGYQMRFDLQNGFPMLTTKKLHLKSIIHELLWFLRGETNVDYLNKNGVSIWNEWADENGELGPVYGSQWRSWQGANGTVDQISQLIKDLKENPLSRRHIVSAWNVGELDNMALPPCHAFFQFYVAQNTLSCQLYQRSADVFLGVPFNIASYALLLQMVAQVTGYQVGEFVHTFGDVHLYNNHIEQAKKQLSRTPYELPLIHINPDVKSIFDFTYKDFELQNYKCHEHISAPVAI; from the coding sequence ATGCAGCAGTATCTTGAACTTCTAACTCATGTCATCACGAATGGTGCTGAAAAAGGTGACCGCACAGGTACTGGAACTGTGTCTGTGTTTGGGTATCAAATGCGTTTTGATTTACAAAACGGTTTTCCGATGCTGACAACTAAAAAGTTACATTTAAAATCCATTATTCATGAATTGCTTTGGTTTTTGCGTGGCGAGACCAACGTAGACTACTTGAATAAAAATGGTGTCTCGATTTGGAACGAATGGGCAGATGAAAATGGGGAGCTCGGACCGGTATATGGTTCGCAATGGCGAAGTTGGCAAGGGGCTAATGGCACTGTGGATCAAATTAGCCAATTGATTAAGGACTTAAAAGAAAACCCGCTTTCTAGACGCCATATCGTTAGTGCATGGAATGTGGGTGAGCTCGACAATATGGCTTTACCGCCATGCCATGCTTTTTTTCAGTTTTATGTCGCACAAAATACACTTTCATGCCAGCTTTACCAGCGCAGCGCAGATGTTTTCTTAGGTGTGCCGTTTAATATCGCCTCTTATGCATTGTTATTGCAAATGGTAGCGCAAGTAACGGGTTATCAAGTTGGAGAGTTTGTGCATACCTTTGGCGATGTGCACTTATATAACAATCATATTGAACAAGCGAAGAAGCAATTAAGCCGTACACCCTATGAATTACCACTAATACATATTAATCCTGATGTTAAATCTATATTTGATTTTACATATAAAGACTTTGAATTACAGAATTATAAATGTCATGAACATATATCTGCGCCGGTAGCTATTTAA
- a CDS encoding prolipoprotein diacylglyceryl transferase: MLTFPEIEPVIFALGPLKLRWYGLMYAIGFLGFWILGRIHAKKPHTVAQPDDVGDILFYGMLGVILGGRIGSVLFYNFSYFLESPLYLFKIWEGGMSFHGGLLGVIVALWMYQRIKGYGFLRLCDFVAPMVPIGLGAGRIGNFINGELWGRVTDVPWGMVFPYAGELPRHPSQLYQAFLEGLLMFIILWMFAQKPRPVGAVCGLFVLLYGVFRFVIEFVRQPDAHLNFIAFDWLTMGQLLSLPMIIVGIVTMWLAYNKFGMAKE, encoded by the coding sequence ATGCTAACTTTTCCTGAAATAGAACCTGTAATTTTTGCACTTGGCCCACTTAAATTACGCTGGTATGGGCTTATGTATGCCATAGGCTTTTTAGGGTTCTGGATTTTGGGGCGAATCCATGCCAAAAAACCACATACCGTGGCGCAACCCGATGACGTCGGCGATATCTTATTTTACGGTATGTTAGGTGTGATCCTAGGTGGACGCATTGGTTCAGTGTTGTTTTATAACTTTTCTTATTTTTTGGAAAGCCCACTATACCTTTTCAAAATTTGGGAAGGTGGTATGAGTTTCCATGGCGGGTTGCTTGGAGTAATCGTCGCATTATGGATGTATCAACGGATAAAAGGGTATGGTTTTTTGCGATTATGTGACTTTGTTGCGCCGATGGTACCTATAGGGTTAGGCGCGGGTCGCATTGGTAATTTTATAAATGGTGAGTTATGGGGTCGAGTTACAGACGTTCCTTGGGGAATGGTGTTTCCGTATGCAGGAGAATTGCCACGACATCCATCGCAGCTGTATCAAGCTTTTTTAGAAGGTTTGCTTATGTTCATCATTCTTTGGATGTTTGCACAAAAGCCTCGTCCAGTCGGGGCAGTGTGTGGTTTGTTTGTATTGTTATACGGTGTTTTCCGATTTGTTATAGAGTTTGTGCGTCAACCGGACGCGCATTTAAACTTTATTGCTTTTGATTGGTTAACCATGGGGCAGTTATTGTCATTACCGATGATCATTGTAGGCATCGTAACGATGTGGTTAGCCTATAATAAATTTGGAATGGCTAAAGAATAA
- a CDS encoding DUF255 domain-containing protein — protein MTKNKNHLADQTSPYLLQHAYNPVEWYPWGELALNLAKEQNKPILLSIGYSACHWCHVMAHESFEDEATAKIMNELYINIKIDREERPDIDKIYQTAQFLLTQRSGGWPLTMFLTPDDQMPFFGGTYFPDTARHGLPAFKELLHHISDFYQSRREEIGAQNESMNTALQNIYEPNYTKTDLTPDILDSCNQLLEQTFDAEHGGFGNAPKFPHPTNIERLLRFYALSKLAGIEKSRPLHAAIFSLEKMAAGGIYDHLGGGFSRYSVDQYWMIPHFEKMLYDNGPLLALYAQAFSLNYSDQFKRACEGTTRWLMREMQSPEGGYYSTLDADSEGTEGKFYVWDKSEVLNVLSAEEYAIFAPHFGLDGAANFEGQYHLHIFKTDKQICEDQSISIIEFNELLNSAKQKLFALREKRIRPGRDEKILTSWNALMIRGMAIAGRTLNNGEYIESADRALNFIRTTMWKNQRLFATYKASGTESKAHLDAYLDDYAYLLDALLEMLQARWNTEDLNWACEIADVMLEQFEDPTLGGFYFTASDHEQLIQRPKTISDDSTPSGNGVAAFALARLGYLLADSKYIEAAERVIQFAAHAISQSPMGHTSLLHAFEEQLHPPQIIILNGKKKALTKWYEECTRGYAPQRMVYAIDEETKDLPEAVAEKKHKTSSNEGVTAYVCQGMQCDAPIESFAELQKILADTSIQPPTN, from the coding sequence ATGACAAAAAACAAAAACCATCTCGCTGATCAAACCAGCCCCTACTTACTACAACATGCATACAACCCAGTAGAGTGGTATCCATGGGGTGAGCTCGCACTAAATTTAGCTAAAGAGCAAAACAAACCCATATTGTTATCGATTGGTTATTCTGCATGTCATTGGTGTCACGTCATGGCGCATGAATCGTTTGAAGACGAGGCCACTGCGAAAATAATGAACGAGTTATACATCAATATAAAAATTGATCGAGAGGAACGTCCTGACATCGACAAAATTTATCAAACCGCACAATTTTTGCTGACACAACGTTCAGGCGGCTGGCCCCTGACGATGTTTCTAACTCCTGACGATCAAATGCCCTTCTTTGGTGGCACCTATTTTCCAGATACAGCTCGTCATGGACTACCTGCATTTAAAGAACTGCTACATCACATCTCTGACTTTTACCAAAGCCGACGTGAAGAAATTGGTGCTCAAAATGAATCAATGAATACTGCGTTGCAAAATATCTATGAACCCAATTACACAAAAACGGATTTAACACCAGATATTCTTGATAGTTGCAATCAACTCCTCGAACAAACTTTTGATGCGGAACATGGCGGGTTTGGTAATGCTCCAAAATTTCCGCACCCAACAAACATAGAACGGCTATTACGTTTTTATGCCCTATCAAAGTTAGCCGGTATAGAAAAATCTCGCCCTTTGCATGCCGCTATTTTCAGTTTGGAAAAAATGGCTGCAGGTGGAATTTATGATCATCTTGGAGGAGGATTTAGTCGTTATTCTGTAGATCAATATTGGATGATCCCGCATTTTGAAAAAATGCTCTACGACAATGGCCCTTTACTAGCACTGTATGCACAAGCTTTTTCGTTAAATTATTCAGACCAGTTTAAAAGAGCTTGCGAAGGTACTACAAGATGGCTGATGCGTGAGATGCAGTCTCCTGAAGGAGGTTATTATTCAACATTGGATGCAGACTCGGAAGGAACAGAGGGAAAATTCTACGTATGGGATAAATCTGAAGTTCTAAATGTTCTAAGTGCTGAAGAATACGCCATCTTTGCACCACACTTTGGTTTGGATGGCGCAGCTAATTTTGAGGGCCAATATCATTTGCATATTTTTAAAACCGATAAACAAATTTGTGAAGATCAATCGATTAGTATTATTGAGTTTAATGAACTATTAAATAGCGCTAAACAAAAATTATTTGCACTACGAGAAAAACGCATTCGCCCTGGTCGTGATGAAAAAATTCTAACGAGCTGGAACGCACTCATGATTCGCGGCATGGCAATAGCTGGCCGCACTTTAAACAATGGCGAATATATAGAGTCCGCAGATCGTGCTCTTAACTTCATTCGAACCACCATGTGGAAAAACCAGCGTTTATTTGCAACCTATAAAGCCTCTGGCACAGAAAGTAAAGCACATCTCGATGCTTATTTAGATGACTATGCATACTTACTAGATGCCTTGCTAGAAATGTTACAGGCTCGTTGGAATACAGAAGATCTGAATTGGGCATGTGAAATTGCAGATGTTATGTTAGAACAGTTTGAAGACCCAACACTGGGTGGGTTTTATTTCACTGCCAGTGATCATGAACAACTCATTCAACGACCGAAAACCATTAGTGATGATTCCACTCCTTCTGGTAATGGTGTTGCTGCTTTTGCATTAGCGCGTCTCGGCTATTTATTAGCAGATTCAAAGTATATAGAAGCTGCTGAACGCGTAATTCAGTTTGCAGCACATGCCATCAGCCAATCACCTATGGGCCACACAAGCTTGTTACATGCTTTTGAAGAACAATTGCACCCACCGCAAATTATTATTCTCAATGGAAAAAAGAAAGCGTTAACAAAATGGTATGAAGAATGTACTCGAGGCTATGCGCCGCAACGCATGGTGTATGCTATTGATGAAGAAACTAAAGACCTACCTGAAGCCGTTGCTGAAAAGAAGCATAAGACTTCAAGCAACGAAGGTGTTACTGCATATGTTTGTCAAGGCATGCAATGCGATGCGCCCATTGAATCATTTGCTGAATTACAGAAGATTCTTGCTGATACAAGCATTCAACCACCAACAAATTAA
- a CDS encoding 1-acyl-sn-glycerol-3-phosphate acyltransferase, producing MSALRGILRLFHLVAHLFKGLFLSYTKLHGTQSHDLSQEQHHIILSWLRKTAEIIGIEIQVKGTPVVAPAFVVANHISWLDILIISSVLPVSFLSKAEIRNWPIVGTLSAKAGTLFIHRGSKNGAAEAVELVKIKLKAGHSVASFPEAKTTKGSSVEMFHARLFAAAIETDTPVQAVALRYPPLENQSTENINPIVPYVEGPNLVQHAFRIMCAKRTIADVTLCNPIKSKDQLRKELAQSARDTIAQIIEI from the coding sequence ATGAGTGCATTACGTGGCATTTTGCGACTGTTTCATCTCGTTGCACATCTATTCAAAGGGCTGTTTTTGTCATATACAAAACTTCATGGCACGCAAAGCCATGATCTATCACAAGAACAACACCACATCATTCTTAGCTGGCTGCGAAAAACTGCCGAAATTATTGGAATTGAAATTCAGGTCAAAGGTACTCCAGTTGTGGCTCCAGCTTTCGTTGTTGCTAATCATATTTCTTGGCTCGATATATTAATCATATCTTCCGTACTGCCGGTTTCATTTTTATCTAAGGCAGAGATACGCAATTGGCCTATCGTAGGCACCTTATCTGCTAAGGCAGGCACTTTGTTTATTCATCGCGGTTCAAAAAATGGTGCTGCGGAAGCGGTTGAACTCGTAAAGATAAAATTAAAAGCAGGTCATAGCGTGGCATCTTTCCCAGAAGCCAAAACTACTAAAGGTAGTTCAGTAGAAATGTTTCATGCGCGTTTATTTGCAGCTGCAATTGAGACAGACACACCTGTGCAAGCTGTCGCATTGCGTTATCCGCCATTAGAAAATCAATCTACTGAAAACATCAATCCGATTGTTCCTTATGTTGAAGGACCAAATTTAGTGCAACATGCTTTTAGAATTATGTGTGCTAAACGCACGATTGCTGACGTGACTTTATGTAACCCTATAAAAAGTAAAGATCAACTTAGAAAAGAACTTGCGCAATCAGCAAGAGATACGATTGCGCAAATAATAGAAATTTAA
- a CDS encoding thiol peroxidase, which yields MAKITLQGNEIHTNGNLPEIGSTAPDFVLVNKDLENVSLASFPGKKKLLSIVPSLDTPVCATSTKKFNDYAKEHEDTVILVIAADLPFAMSRFCGAEGVDNVKPLSIMRSNEFSRDYGVLIEDGPLAGITARALVVLDQENSVVHAELVGEIANEPDYDAAMQALN from the coding sequence ATGGCAAAAATTACATTACAAGGTAATGAAATACACACAAATGGAAACCTTCCAGAAATTGGTTCTACAGCACCCGATTTTGTATTGGTTAATAAAGATTTAGAAAATGTATCGCTTGCATCTTTCCCTGGCAAGAAAAAGCTTCTTAGTATTGTTCCAAGTTTAGATACACCGGTTTGCGCAACTTCTACAAAGAAGTTTAATGACTATGCTAAAGAGCATGAGGATACAGTGATTTTAGTCATTGCAGCCGATCTACCATTTGCAATGTCACGTTTTTGTGGAGCTGAAGGGGTGGATAATGTTAAGCCACTTTCAATTATGCGATCTAACGAATTTTCGCGCGATTACGGCGTTTTAATAGAAGACGGTCCTCTGGCAGGGATTACAGCACGTGCACTAGTAGTTCTTGATCAAGAAAACTCAGTAGTTCACGCTGAGCTTGTGGGTGAAATTGCTAATGAGCCCGACTACGATGCTGCTATGCAGGCATTAAATTAA
- the gcvH gene encoding glycine cleavage system protein GcvH has product MSESPDDRIYSEEHIWLLLETDEIATIGITEYAQSELGDIVYVELPEVENEYQPGGACAIVESVKVASDIFAPIGCKIIAVNEELVDSPEVLNESPYDEGWLCKIEILDKSSIDSLLNASQYDSSIEN; this is encoded by the coding sequence ATGAGTGAAAGCCCTGACGATCGCATATATTCAGAAGAACATATTTGGTTGCTGTTAGAAACTGATGAAATAGCCACCATTGGTATTACTGAGTATGCGCAGTCTGAATTGGGCGACATTGTATATGTAGAGCTGCCAGAAGTTGAGAATGAGTATCAGCCAGGTGGTGCTTGTGCAATCGTGGAATCCGTAAAAGTTGCAAGTGATATTTTTGCACCTATTGGATGCAAAATAATTGCAGTGAACGAGGAACTTGTTGATTCGCCTGAAGTATTAAATGAATCACCTTACGATGAAGGCTGGTTATGCAAGATTGAAATATTAGATAAATCATCAATTGACAGCTTATTGAATGCAAGCCAATATGATTCTTCTATTGAGAATTAG
- a CDS encoding copper chaperone PCu(A)C, which produces MYKIILFSFITLLVACNQTPTESFSTEGAWVREAPPNAGAMAGYVTIKNNTDQDRILSFAKSNQFNAVEIHRTIVENGVAKMRRQEDLPILAGGSLILEPGSYHLMLMTPKSAFKANDEITVTVGLKLDDNIQEVDIVMPVKKPNS; this is translated from the coding sequence ATGTACAAAATAATCTTATTTAGTTTTATCACACTACTTGTAGCCTGCAATCAAACCCCTACAGAATCCTTCAGCACTGAAGGTGCCTGGGTACGTGAAGCACCACCCAATGCGGGCGCTATGGCTGGCTATGTAACTATTAAAAACAATACCGACCAAGACCGCATACTTTCCTTTGCAAAAAGCAATCAATTCAATGCAGTTGAAATTCACCGCACTATTGTGGAAAACGGTGTGGCGAAAATGCGGCGCCAAGAGGACTTACCAATACTTGCTGGTGGCTCGCTTATACTGGAGCCAGGCAGTTATCATTTGATGCTAATGACTCCAAAATCTGCTTTTAAAGCCAATGATGAAATTACCGTAACGGTCGGCTTAAAATTGGACGATAATATTCAGGAAGTCGATATCGTAATGCCGGTTAAAAAGCCTAATTCATAA
- a CDS encoding ABC transporter permease subunit produces MNDFSHAFSKAFQLIFQLDPALIEIIGLSLRVSITAVFIASLIGLPLGAALALYKFHGRGIIVALLNAFMGLPPVVVGLVVYLLLSRSGPLGVLGLLFTPTAMIIAQVCLITPIIAALTRQTILDANVEYHEQLRALGAKASRMMKTLLWETRFSLMTGVFAGFGRAIAEVGAVLIVGGNINHATRVMTTAIALETRKGDIELALALGIILITISLIVTSLVMSAKHAAYQYHS; encoded by the coding sequence TTGAACGATTTTTCACATGCTTTTTCCAAAGCGTTCCAACTTATATTTCAATTAGACCCAGCTCTGATAGAAATAATTGGGCTATCTTTGCGTGTGAGCATAACTGCCGTTTTTATTGCCAGCTTAATTGGCTTGCCGCTGGGTGCAGCACTGGCTTTGTATAAATTTCATGGCCGCGGAATAATTGTTGCACTACTGAATGCTTTTATGGGATTGCCACCTGTAGTAGTGGGGTTAGTAGTGTATTTGCTTTTATCGCGCTCGGGCCCGCTTGGAGTGTTAGGTTTATTGTTTACACCCACTGCGATGATCATTGCACAAGTGTGTTTAATCACTCCTATCATCGCTGCCCTTACACGTCAAACCATTCTTGATGCCAATGTTGAATACCATGAACAACTGCGCGCGCTAGGTGCCAAAGCATCACGCATGATGAAAACTTTATTGTGGGAAACACGCTTTAGTTTAATGACAGGCGTGTTTGCAGGTTTTGGTCGCGCCATTGCCGAAGTAGGTGCGGTATTAATTGTAGGTGGCAACATCAACCATGCAACTCGAGTCATGACCACTGCCATTGCACTAGAAACACGCAAAGGCGACATCGAACTTGCTCTCGCTCTTGGTATTATTCTTATTACTATTTCTTTAATTGTTACTTCACTTGTGATGAGCGCTAAGCATGCTGCATACCAATATCATAGCTAA